A part of Trueperaceae bacterium genomic DNA contains:
- a CDS encoding BamA/TamA family outer membrane protein encodes MRLTRLYVVLVILLATLTAFAQPAVQGRLVEVRVTGTTTYADIVRTIVTSRVGTNAQDVDLEAERNRVYSLGTFETVTLTIENAAAGPVLVIAVKENPRIGEIEFEGATSLPSATLLEALRVTNLLEPGRVYNTTRAEEAKDTIRQLYRQAGFPFDVEVDLGIAAAPDLAASADAVPVRLTYTVDEAATIDRVVFEGNTVLTDGDLGLMFQPLERSGEFDPQQYSATVEAVATRYRNLGYRGSGVDTSTTSLVGGVFTVRVLELTISSIDTTALGVDPTALSLHPGDLFNYDTLLADVKRLARGRSSDIQLEAGVSASGGVRVTFKLGAPETAGTVDAIRIEGNTVLGAEELTAALNLQVGDTFTSVLAQEDFGAIVRAYQAAGYRVLTRPDFSYDDGTYVQRVTELKTVGYEVRYQGEPSSTKESVVTRYLPPIGSVVSDKQIVDGLRQVAALGVVDVLNYNLEPAEGPDEARVIVVLAKRQTGELRPAAEYATDTGFSGSLSYSEKNFLGLAHTVGAEVDVLNTDLGIMLGGRLNYSIPWLYVDALDFMEVPTSVNVSLYSVVSNNNPLTVGNSTTVTYPGLVDREENRVRVGDYALRSSGLGFTVGRPIFDSTYLTVSANGAYNEYKLEPPTAECDVQGGVVQNPSTCSTPSSFAIDYLPTSGLSAFVGARAVYDTRTDTNFPADGMGAYGGVGVGFGNDFLLNGVRSGYVYEQVTAGVRGYARVADLMPAEVTDKSHVFAVRLDVGHQFGGDYPVSKRFTVGRTNELATQIRGYTVDDFSLSKTYATASLEYRYDFGLSTVATQTVIGLAFVDLGWASSVPGFADYETPVFAGAGLGVQVNLGFAGIVLPAIRLDYAFSERHPTGVFAFRVGPVF; translated from the coding sequence ATGCGACTAACCCGCCTGTACGTCGTCCTGGTCATCCTCCTTGCTACGCTGACGGCCTTCGCACAGCCGGCGGTGCAGGGCAGGCTGGTAGAGGTGCGCGTCACGGGCACCACGACCTACGCAGACATAGTGAGGACCATCGTCACGTCCCGCGTCGGCACCAACGCTCAGGACGTCGACCTGGAGGCAGAGCGCAACCGCGTCTACAGCCTCGGGACGTTCGAGACGGTCACGCTCACGATCGAGAACGCCGCGGCCGGTCCCGTCCTCGTCATCGCGGTCAAGGAGAACCCGCGGATCGGGGAGATCGAGTTCGAGGGCGCCACGAGCTTGCCGAGCGCTACGCTGCTCGAGGCCCTGCGAGTCACCAACCTCCTCGAGCCGGGCCGCGTGTACAACACGACCCGCGCCGAGGAGGCGAAGGACACCATCCGCCAACTCTACCGCCAGGCCGGCTTCCCGTTCGACGTCGAGGTCGACCTCGGGATCGCGGCGGCGCCCGACCTCGCCGCGAGCGCCGACGCCGTGCCCGTGCGCCTCACCTACACGGTCGACGAGGCGGCGACGATAGACAGGGTCGTCTTCGAGGGCAACACCGTGCTCACGGACGGCGACCTCGGCCTCATGTTCCAGCCCTTGGAGCGTTCCGGCGAGTTCGACCCGCAGCAGTACAGCGCCACCGTCGAGGCCGTCGCCACGCGCTACCGCAACCTCGGCTACCGCGGCAGCGGCGTCGACACGAGCACCACGAGCCTGGTGGGCGGCGTGTTCACCGTGCGCGTCCTCGAGCTGACCATCTCGTCCATCGACACGACCGCCCTCGGAGTCGACCCGACCGCCCTCTCCCTCCACCCGGGCGACCTGTTCAACTACGACACGCTCCTGGCGGACGTGAAGCGCCTGGCCCGCGGCCGGTCCTCCGACATCCAGCTCGAGGCCGGCGTGTCGGCGAGCGGCGGCGTGCGCGTGACCTTCAAGCTCGGCGCTCCCGAGACCGCCGGCACCGTCGACGCCATCCGGATCGAGGGGAACACGGTCCTCGGCGCCGAGGAGCTGACGGCGGCGCTCAACCTCCAGGTCGGCGACACCTTCACCTCCGTGCTCGCCCAGGAGGACTTCGGGGCCATCGTGCGGGCCTACCAGGCCGCCGGTTACCGCGTGCTGACGCGGCCCGACTTCTCCTACGACGACGGCACGTACGTCCAGCGCGTCACCGAGCTCAAGACCGTCGGCTACGAGGTCCGGTACCAAGGCGAGCCGAGCTCGACCAAGGAGTCCGTCGTCACGCGCTACCTGCCGCCCATCGGCAGCGTCGTCTCCGACAAGCAGATCGTGGACGGCCTCAGGCAGGTGGCTGCGCTTGGCGTCGTCGACGTGCTCAACTACAACCTCGAGCCCGCGGAGGGTCCGGACGAGGCGCGCGTGATCGTCGTGCTGGCCAAGCGCCAGACGGGCGAGCTGAGACCCGCCGCGGAGTACGCGACCGACACGGGCTTCTCCGGCAGCCTCTCGTACTCCGAGAAGAACTTCCTCGGCTTGGCGCATACCGTCGGGGCCGAGGTCGACGTCCTCAACACCGACCTCGGCATCATGCTCGGCGGGCGCCTCAACTACTCGATCCCGTGGCTGTACGTCGACGCGCTCGACTTCATGGAGGTGCCGACCTCCGTCAACGTCTCGCTCTACAGCGTCGTGAGCAACAACAACCCCCTCACGGTCGGCAACAGCACCACGGTCACGTACCCGGGCCTGGTCGACCGGGAGGAGAACAGGGTGCGCGTCGGCGACTACGCGTTGCGCTCTAGCGGTCTCGGCTTCACCGTGGGCAGGCCGATCTTCGACTCCACCTACCTGACGGTCTCCGCCAACGGCGCCTACAACGAGTACAAGCTCGAGCCCCCCACGGCGGAGTGCGACGTGCAAGGCGGCGTCGTGCAGAACCCGAGCACGTGCTCCACCCCGAGCAGCTTCGCGATCGACTACCTCCCGACGAGCGGCCTGTCCGCTTTCGTGGGTGCACGTGCCGTCTACGACACGCGCACCGACACCAACTTCCCGGCCGACGGCATGGGGGCGTACGGGGGCGTCGGAGTTGGCTTCGGGAACGACTTCCTGTTGAACGGCGTGCGTTCCGGCTACGTTTACGAGCAGGTGACGGCCGGCGTGCGCGGTTACGCGCGCGTCGCCGACCTGATGCCGGCGGAGGTGACGGACAAGAGCCACGTCTTCGCCGTCAGGTTGGACGTAGGGCACCAGTTCGGCGGCGATTACCCGGTGTCCAAGCGCTTCACCGTCGGGCGCACGAACGAGCTCGCTACGCAGATCCGCGGCTACACGGTGGACGACTTCTCGCTGTCCAAGACCTACGCCACGGCGTCCCTCGAGTACCGCTACGACTTCGGGCTATCGACCGTCGCCACCCAGACCGTCATCGGCCTCGCCTTCGTCGACCTCGGCTGGGCCTCGAGCGTTCCTGGGTTCGCCGACTACGAGACGCCCGTGTTCGCCGGCGCGGGCCTTGGCGTGCAGGTGAACCTCGGCTTCGCGGGGATCGTGCTGCCGGCCATCCGGCTCGACTACGCCTTCAGCGAGCGGCATCCGACCGGCGTGTTCGCCTTCCGGGTCGGACCCGTGTTCTAG
- the ychF gene encoding redox-regulated ATPase YchF, whose protein sequence is MLGIGIVGLPNVGKSTLFNAITKAGVEAANYPFATIDKNVGVVSVPDERLTVLREMYTKGERTPNLITTHVEFVDIAGLVQGAHKGEGLGNQFLAHIREVAAIAHVVRCFDDPNIVHVSGGVDPTTDIEVIDTELILADIATLEKRLDRLRRSAKGNPEDAALVPRLEQVLERLGEGVPARAVDAELPADIGLLTAKPVIYVCNVAESDVASGNAHVEAVRAAAAKEGADVVVISARIEEELAQLDAEEAQVFLADMGLERPGLERLIRTGYHTLGLLTFLTAGEKEVRAWTVKAGSKAPQAAGEIHSDFERGFIRAEVVSYADLVAAGSLANARARGKLRVEGKEYVVQDGDVMNFLFNV, encoded by the coding sequence ATGCTAGGCATAGGTATCGTCGGCCTACCCAACGTCGGCAAGAGCACGCTGTTCAACGCCATCACCAAGGCCGGTGTGGAGGCCGCGAACTACCCGTTCGCCACCATCGACAAGAACGTCGGCGTCGTGAGCGTGCCGGACGAGCGCCTCACCGTCCTGCGGGAGATGTACACGAAGGGCGAGCGGACGCCCAACCTGATCACCACGCACGTCGAGTTCGTCGACATCGCTGGGCTCGTGCAAGGTGCCCACAAGGGGGAGGGGTTGGGCAACCAGTTCCTCGCCCACATCCGCGAGGTGGCGGCTATCGCCCACGTCGTGCGCTGCTTCGACGACCCCAACATCGTCCACGTCTCGGGCGGTGTCGACCCGACCACCGACATCGAGGTCATCGACACGGAGCTGATCCTGGCCGACATCGCGACCCTGGAGAAGCGCCTCGACCGGCTGCGGCGCAGCGCGAAGGGGAACCCGGAGGACGCGGCCCTCGTGCCGCGCCTGGAGCAGGTGCTCGAGCGGCTTGGGGAGGGCGTGCCTGCCCGCGCCGTCGACGCCGAGCTCCCCGCCGACATCGGGCTGTTGACGGCCAAGCCGGTCATCTACGTCTGCAACGTGGCGGAGTCCGACGTGGCGAGCGGCAACGCGCACGTGGAGGCGGTGCGCGCCGCTGCCGCCAAGGAAGGTGCCGACGTCGTCGTCATCTCCGCTCGTATCGAGGAGGAGCTCGCCCAGCTCGACGCCGAGGAGGCCCAGGTGTTCCTCGCCGACATGGGGCTGGAGCGGCCGGGCCTCGAACGTCTGATCCGCACTGGCTACCATACGCTCGGCCTCCTGACGTTCCTCACGGCGGGCGAGAAGGAGGTCAGGGCCTGGACCGTCAAGGCCGGCAGCAAGGCGCCGCAGGCGGCGGGCGAGATCCACTCCGACTTCGAGCGCGGCTTCATCCGCGCCGAGGTCGTGAGCTACGCGGACCTCGTGGCGGCCGGCAGCCTGGCCAACGCGCGCGCGCGCGGGAAGCTGCGCGTGGAAGGCAAGGAGTACGTCGTCCAGGACGGCGACGTCATGAACTTCCTCTTCAACGTCTAG
- a CDS encoding homoserine dehydrogenase: MNSRATSEPEAYQTERGRGGPSTPGSPPEPAEASASAGPAGGGRRARVALIGGGTVGGAVVSLLEGRREFELIGVLVRDAGRRRAFPRADELVTADARILADADVVVEVAGGTGQPADLALRHLARGLPLVTANKAALAERWREFLPHTREGRVHFEAAVMAGTPSVGVLAGCLRGSRPLALHAVLNGTCNVILAAMEEGGTYTSALAEAQRLGYAEADPTLDVEGLDAAHKLSVLGRLAFDPDLAWHDVRSRTRGISGLTPAAMGRELARGRHVRLVASIAPEAGRWAATVRPVSLPRTHPLLTTGATNALLFSGDPGGLIAVRGPGAGGGATASGVVADLLAVAEGVKGPLPLRTAATVPAGAADEGIEEL; encoded by the coding sequence ATGAACTCACGGGCGACTTCCGAACCCGAAGCCTATCAGACGGAGCGCGGGCGCGGAGGACCCTCCACCCCCGGAAGCCCCCCAGAGCCGGCGGAAGCCTCCGCAAGCGCCGGACCCGCAGGCGGTGGCCGCCGCGCCAGGGTCGCGCTCATAGGCGGGGGCACCGTCGGCGGGGCGGTCGTCTCGCTCCTGGAAGGGCGACGGGAGTTCGAGCTCATCGGGGTGCTGGTGCGCGACGCCGGTCGTCGGCGCGCATTCCCGCGCGCCGACGAGCTCGTGACCGCGGACGCCCGTATCCTGGCGGACGCCGACGTCGTCGTGGAGGTCGCCGGCGGCACCGGCCAGCCGGCCGACCTGGCGCTGCGCCACCTCGCGCGCGGCCTGCCGCTCGTCACGGCGAACAAGGCGGCCCTGGCCGAGCGCTGGCGGGAGTTCCTCCCCCATACGCGTGAGGGGCGTGTCCACTTCGAGGCCGCCGTCATGGCCGGCACGCCGTCCGTCGGCGTCCTCGCCGGCTGTTTGCGAGGCTCCCGCCCACTGGCGTTGCACGCCGTGTTGAACGGCACGTGCAACGTGATCCTGGCGGCGATGGAGGAGGGGGGCACCTACACCTCCGCCTTGGCCGAGGCGCAGCGGCTCGGTTACGCCGAGGCGGACCCGACGCTCGACGTGGAAGGGCTCGACGCCGCGCACAAGCTGAGCGTGCTCGGCCGGCTGGCCTTCGACCCGGACCTGGCGTGGCACGACGTGCGTTCAAGGACGCGCGGCATCAGCGGCCTCACGCCCGCCGCGATGGGGCGCGAGCTGGCGCGGGGTAGGCACGTCCGGCTCGTCGCCAGCATCGCACCTGAGGCGGGGCGCTGGGCGGCCACGGTGCGACCCGTGTCGTTGCCGCGCACCCACCCCCTCCTGACCACCGGCGCCACCAACGCCCTGCTCTTCTCCGGCGATCCCGGCGGCCTGATCGCGGTGCGTGGCCCCGGCGCCGGCGGCGGAGCCACGGCCAGCGGGGTGGTCGCCGACCTCCTCGCCGTCGCCGAGGGCGTAAAAGGCCCGCTGCCCTTGCGGACGGCCGCGACCGTACCGGCCGGCGCGGCGGACGAAGGGATCGAGGAGCTGTGA
- the thrC gene encoding threonine synthase, whose amino-acid sequence MRYRSTRAGRSGAPDVSFDDAMLAGLAPDGGLYWPTSIAPLPLGWEAAESPAALALAVLPPYMGTGTATAVAAGLDFEWPVTRLSEDVFVLELFHGPTAAFKDVGARSLARAMDAALTRRGERVTVLAATSGDTGSAVADAFAGLERVRVAVLYPSGGVSPVQEAQLTAARPGVRTFAVAGTFDDCQRLVKAAFADAELAAVRLSSANSINVGRLLPQLLYYLWGTARAWEALGRREPFEVVVPSGNLGNLTAGMLAAEAGMPVAGFLAAHNRNDYFPRHLAGEADAYAFDGSVRTPSNAMDVGAPSNFERLYEGFGDDLRRRVSAMRVDDAATLGRMRATYERYGALVCPHTAVGLEALERYRAGESAANGRAAVAPALVLATAHPAKFPESVFEATGVHAPVPRMLERFGRMPRRVESLAAEPAALRAALLAWPD is encoded by the coding sequence ATGCGCTACCGGAGCACCCGTGCCGGCCGTTCCGGCGCGCCGGACGTCTCGTTCGACGACGCCATGCTCGCCGGGCTCGCGCCGGACGGCGGCCTCTACTGGCCAACGAGCATCGCCCCGCTGCCGCTCGGCTGGGAGGCCGCCGAGTCGCCTGCCGCCCTTGCGCTGGCCGTCTTGCCGCCTTACATGGGGACGGGCACCGCGACGGCCGTCGCGGCCGGACTCGACTTCGAGTGGCCCGTCACGCGCCTGTCGGAAGACGTCTTCGTGCTGGAACTCTTCCACGGGCCGACGGCGGCCTTCAAGGACGTGGGCGCCCGGTCGCTGGCCAGGGCGATGGACGCCGCGCTGACCCGCAGGGGCGAGCGGGTCACGGTGCTGGCGGCCACGTCCGGCGACACGGGCAGCGCCGTGGCGGACGCGTTCGCCGGCCTTGAACGCGTCCGCGTCGCCGTGCTCTACCCCTCCGGCGGCGTCAGCCCCGTTCAGGAAGCGCAGCTGACGGCGGCCAGACCGGGCGTCAGGACCTTCGCGGTGGCCGGAACGTTCGACGACTGCCAGCGCCTCGTCAAGGCGGCGTTCGCCGACGCCGAGCTGGCGGCCGTGCGGCTCTCCTCGGCGAACTCGATCAACGTCGGCAGGCTGCTGCCGCAGCTCCTGTACTACCTGTGGGGCACCGCGCGCGCCTGGGAAGCGCTCGGGCGCCGCGAGCCCTTCGAGGTCGTCGTTCCCAGTGGCAACCTCGGCAACCTCACGGCCGGGATGCTGGCCGCAGAGGCGGGCATGCCCGTGGCCGGCTTCCTGGCGGCGCACAACCGCAACGACTACTTCCCGCGCCATCTGGCAGGGGAGGCGGACGCCTACGCGTTCGACGGGAGCGTGCGGACGCCGTCGAACGCCATGGACGTCGGCGCGCCGTCGAACTTCGAGCGCCTGTACGAGGGGTTCGGAGACGACCTACGCCGCCGGGTCTCGGCGATGCGCGTCGACGACGCCGCGACGCTGGGGCGCATGCGGGCCACGTACGAGCGCTACGGCGCGCTCGTGTGCCCGCACACCGCGGTCGGCCTGGAGGCGCTCGAGCGGTACCGGGCTGGCGAAAGCGCGGCGAACGGACGCGCCGCCGTAGCGCCGGCGCTCGTGCTCGCCACCGCGCACCCGGCCAAGTTCCCGGAGTCCGTGTTCGAAGCGACGGGCGTTCACGCGCCGGTGCCGCGTATGCTCGAACGCTTCGGGCGCATGCCGAGGCGCGTCGAGAGCCTGGCGGCCGAGCCGGCGGCACTCCGTGCCGCGCTCCTAGCGTGGCCTGATTAG
- a CDS encoding MBL fold metallo-hydrolase, which translates to MKERAVERLSEHVWRVELPCDTLPPYDHVNGYVVAHGDVGVVVDPGSDRQEADTLLAAALAGAGVRLLKGVLLTHTHPDHVGGVPALLRSEAVRTGSPPPVYAHAAEAGALPEEWQTTFLADGRVLTVGDVAIRALHTPGHSPGHLSFTVTGQGGTLPEAVLVGDLASAAGSVWVGLPEGDVGDYLTSLERLAALGSPVLGAGHGAAIAAPARRLRELADHRLEREAQVLAALDLGAADAAEITRRVYPDHPEAVLALAEKSVLAHVAKLMRELKVVHLGSDERGPFAVRR; encoded by the coding sequence GTGAAGGAGCGAGCGGTCGAGCGCCTCTCCGAGCATGTCTGGAGGGTGGAGTTACCGTGCGACACCCTGCCCCCTTACGACCACGTGAACGGCTACGTCGTCGCGCACGGCGACGTCGGGGTCGTGGTCGACCCGGGCTCCGACCGGCAGGAGGCAGACACCCTGCTGGCGGCGGCGCTGGCCGGCGCCGGCGTGCGGCTGCTCAAGGGCGTGCTGCTCACGCACACCCACCCCGACCACGTCGGCGGCGTCCCGGCGTTGCTGAGATCGGAGGCGGTCCGCACCGGCTCCCCACCGCCCGTGTACGCGCACGCGGCGGAGGCCGGCGCGCTACCGGAGGAGTGGCAAACGACGTTCCTGGCCGACGGCCGAGTGCTCACCGTCGGCGATGTAGCCATCCGGGCGCTGCACACCCCGGGCCACAGCCCCGGCCACCTCTCGTTCACCGTGACGGGACAGGGCGGCACGCTGCCGGAGGCCGTCCTAGTCGGCGACCTCGCTTCAGCCGCGGGCTCGGTGTGGGTCGGCCTCCCCGAGGGAGACGTCGGCGACTACCTCACCAGCCTCGAGCGCCTCGCGGCCCTCGGCTCCCCCGTGCTCGGGGCGGGCCACGGCGCCGCGATCGCCGCGCCGGCGCGGCGCTTGCGCGAGCTGGCCGACCACCGGCTCGAGCGCGAGGCGCAGGTCCTCGCCGCCCTCGACCTCGGCGCGGCGGACGCGGCGGAGATCACGCGCCGCGTCTACCCCGATCATCCGGAGGCCGTCCTGGCCCTCGCCGAGAAGAGCGTGCTCGCGCACGTGGCCAAGCTGATGCGCGAGCTGAAGGTCGTGCACCTCGGGTCCGACGAGCGCGGCCCTTTCGCCGTTAGGCGCTAG
- a CDS encoding S41 family peptidase: MPQLVCALLALTVGGRAAAADYADRFEAAWDLVNTRYWNIARTGVDWAAVGEEYRPRAAAAANDDEFYATLEEMYAELGDDHSVFVPPAKVATVRAEYGDLPCIMLFSGLQAPRSVRTWTELPVVLGQRVPTDLRASGHEANVTYGLTPEGVGYVRLPDLASAGTAGAVRSAVARVQEEGAWAIVLDLRGNPGGRLLTMMQVAGVFTRGLLWRTVTTWALPLPYPAIGLPETDLPLAVLVDDGVNSAAEGLAGALQARGRATVVGERSAGNVEALLPFCLRDGSQAWVAAGVLAPIGGPTWEGRGVAPDVETDPDEALPVAIATLQRLEEAR; encoded by the coding sequence GTGCCGCAACTCGTCTGCGCCCTGCTCGCGCTGACGGTAGGTGGCCGGGCGGCGGCGGCGGACTACGCCGACCGGTTCGAGGCGGCCTGGGACCTCGTCAACACGCGCTACTGGAACATCGCCAGGACGGGCGTCGACTGGGCCGCCGTGGGCGAGGAGTACCGACCGAGGGCCGCGGCGGCGGCGAACGACGACGAGTTCTACGCCACGCTCGAGGAGATGTACGCGGAGCTCGGCGACGACCACTCCGTCTTCGTGCCGCCGGCGAAGGTGGCCACGGTTCGCGCCGAGTACGGCGACCTCCCGTGCATCATGCTGTTCTCCGGCCTCCAGGCGCCCCGGTCGGTGCGCACATGGACCGAGCTCCCCGTCGTGCTCGGCCAACGCGTGCCTACAGACCTGCGCGCCTCCGGGCACGAGGCGAACGTGACGTACGGCCTGACACCGGAAGGGGTCGGCTACGTCCGCCTGCCCGACCTGGCTTCAGCCGGGACGGCCGGCGCCGTGCGGAGCGCCGTCGCGCGGGTCCAGGAGGAGGGCGCGTGGGCCATAGTCCTCGACTTGCGCGGCAACCCCGGGGGCAGGCTCCTCACGATGATGCAGGTGGCGGGTGTGTTCACGCGCGGCCTGCTGTGGCGCACGGTGACGACCTGGGCGCTCCCGCTCCCCTACCCCGCCATCGGCCTGCCCGAGACCGACCTACCGCTGGCAGTGCTCGTGGACGACGGTGTCAACAGCGCGGCCGAGGGTCTGGCAGGCGCCTTGCAAGCGCGCGGGCGCGCGACGGTCGTCGGCGAGCGCAGCGCCGGCAACGTCGAGGCCTTACTGCCCTTCTGCCTGCGCGACGGCTCCCAAGCCTGGGTGGCAGCGGGGGTGCTTGCGCCCATCGGCGGCCCGACGTGGGAAGGCCGCGGCGTCGCACCGGACGTCGAGACCGATCCGGACGAAGCGCTACCCGTCGCCATCGCGACGCTGCAGCGGTTGGAGGAGGCAAGGTGA
- a CDS encoding carbohydrate kinase family protein produces MAHFFVVGDATVDQMYFVREFPDPGGEVSAIRAVMQPGGSGGTVATVLARLGNKTRIATRVGVGPFSELALRNLAAAGVDMRLVQKDEVLQTSSVTLIITPDAQRTMISAAGASRHLDSAELREEAIADCDALVMSAYSLMGGPQKEYALQALNLARKHKLTTFVDLGTGAVRALQERLIPALRGIDYWLMNERELYLLTGRTTISEAVRDLREDGIEQIVVKVGAMGSIVINSEFTELVEAHEIDNVIDSTGAGDYYTAAFAHAIMAGHDLYGAARLGNVAGALNTTVVGAQSLVLDAATLERHAAIPTDATA; encoded by the coding sequence ATGGCCCATTTCTTCGTCGTCGGCGACGCGACCGTCGACCAGATGTACTTCGTCAGGGAGTTCCCGGACCCGGGTGGCGAGGTCTCCGCCATCCGAGCCGTGATGCAACCTGGTGGCTCGGGGGGCACCGTGGCCACCGTCTTGGCTCGTCTCGGCAACAAGACCCGTATCGCCACCCGTGTCGGCGTCGGCCCGTTCTCGGAGTTGGCGCTACGCAACCTCGCCGCCGCCGGCGTCGACATGCGCCTCGTGCAGAAGGACGAGGTCCTCCAGACGAGCTCCGTCACCCTCATCATCACGCCGGACGCGCAGCGCACCATGATCAGCGCAGCCGGCGCCAGCCGCCACCTCGACTCCGCCGAGCTCAGGGAAGAGGCCATCGCGGACTGCGACGCCCTCGTCATGAGCGCCTACAGCCTCATGGGTGGGCCGCAGAAGGAGTACGCGCTTCAAGCGCTCAACCTCGCCCGCAAGCACAAGCTCACTACCTTCGTCGACCTTGGCACCGGCGCCGTGAGGGCGCTGCAGGAGCGCCTGATACCTGCCCTGCGCGGCATCGACTACTGGCTGATGAACGAACGCGAGCTCTACCTGCTGACGGGGCGCACGACCATCTCGGAAGCCGTGCGTGACCTGCGCGAGGACGGCATCGAGCAGATCGTCGTCAAGGTCGGTGCCATGGGCTCGATCGTGATCAACTCCGAGTTCACCGAGCTCGTCGAGGCCCACGAGATCGACAACGTCATCGACTCGACCGGCGCGGGCGACTACTACACGGCGGCGTTCGCGCACGCCATCATGGCCGGTCACGATCTCTACGGCGCGGCGCGCCTCGGCAACGTCGCCGGCGCGCTCAACACCACCGTGGTCGGCGCGCAGAGTCTCGTGCTCGACGCCGCCACACTGGAACGCCATGCCGCGATACCCACGGACGCCACGGCCTAG
- the rsmA gene encoding 16S rRNA (adenine(1518)-N(6)/adenine(1519)-N(6))-dimethyltransferase RsmA, with amino-acid sequence MSTEAPAPPDRHALSAPRRVREVLERHGLEARKSFGQNFLVDQAALRAIVSAAEVARGDPVLEVGPGLGVLTAALLAAGAAVTSVELDARLLPHLREEFAEELALAGPGSLELVHGDALTFDLGRMPARAKLVANLPYNVATPVVARALESGRFSRLVFLVQREVAERLAAAPGSSAYGALSLLVGHFGRARVVRTVPPGAFLPPPKVTSAVVRLDTDPAATPDPGLFKLIHQAFAHRRKTLVKNLVLAGYERGVVEAALGELGLLPLVRAEELDLRTLRALADRLEAPTPLV; translated from the coding sequence TTGAGCACGGAAGCGCCCGCACCTCCCGACCGCCACGCCTTGAGCGCTCCGCGCAGGGTCCGCGAGGTCCTGGAGCGCCACGGGCTCGAGGCGCGCAAGTCGTTCGGGCAGAACTTCCTCGTCGATCAGGCGGCGCTGCGCGCCATCGTCTCCGCCGCCGAGGTCGCGCGGGGCGACCCCGTCCTGGAGGTCGGGCCCGGCCTCGGGGTGCTGACGGCCGCCCTCCTCGCGGCCGGGGCGGCGGTGACGAGCGTGGAACTCGACGCGCGCCTGCTCCCCCACCTCCGCGAGGAGTTCGCCGAGGAGCTGGCCCTGGCCGGGCCGGGGAGCCTTGAGCTCGTGCACGGCGACGCTTTGACGTTCGACCTGGGCCGCATGCCCGCGCGCGCCAAGCTCGTCGCCAACCTGCCTTACAACGTCGCCACGCCCGTGGTGGCCAGGGCGCTCGAGTCCGGTCGCTTCTCGCGCCTCGTGTTCCTGGTGCAGCGTGAGGTGGCGGAACGGTTGGCCGCCGCGCCCGGCTCGAGCGCTTACGGCGCGCTCTCGCTACTCGTCGGCCACTTCGGCCGCGCGCGTGTCGTGCGCACCGTGCCGCCCGGCGCGTTCCTCCCCCCGCCCAAGGTGACGTCGGCCGTCGTGCGCCTGGACACCGATCCGGCGGCGACCCCCGACCCCGGGCTCTTCAAACTCATACACCAGGCCTTCGCCCACCGGCGCAAGACGTTGGTCAAGAACCTCGTGCTGGCCGGCTATGAGCGGGGCGTTGTCGAGGCGGCGCTCGGGGAGTTGGGGTTGCTACCGCTCGTCCGGGCCGAGGAGCTCGACCTGCGGACGTTGCGCGCGCTCGCTGATCGGCTCGAGGCCCCGACGCCGCTAGTGTGA